CACTCTCAATTGCCAAATAATTTCACCTTTTCTAGTTTCAATACCATATAACTACAAATaagattaagaattaatattgattacaaCTTTAAGCTATAGTGTTAatcaagtaatatataatttatttctatacttTTCCTGCTGATGTAACAAGGACAATCATTTTATGTAATCCAAATTTATCTCGTACTAAGTCAGTACGTTGATTGGATTGTTGAGGTGTGAAACTTAGtatagattgaaaaaatgtttttgctTGTTTAAATTGAGAACTAATTCTTCTAAACATCATACTTAGTACATCCCCTAGATaacataaaatcataaaataaattacatatataatatgaatattaataattattaaaaaatcatattaaaaaatccaaaggaattataaaatttctaattgcaaaattaacaaacaataataataaataatgttaataaaaaattaaaacaattaaatttaaaaatataataattgttattattttttgaatcattcatgcaaaaatatttaaatatttttaaattaaatttaaacatattgtcatacatatttaaaatatctatatttcaaagtataaaatataaaaaaatattttatatgatcatgcaaataatattataagaattttctcaaatagcaaaaataaaaatatttactaatttgcatttaattcgtttatattttctcgaacttttaaagaaatatgtgtacaaaattaataaacagcagaaagatgaattaattttcaaatcagcTCTTGCTGCTTCATTACTTACATGAACTGTCTACATCAATATCTGCCAGCAGCCATtcacaaaagaaatataattaatatagtataGCTAAtactcttaaaaaataaattgaaattaaattatataacgcgatttaattataattaaattataatatataatatgtaataataaatttcataatacttgcttaatattatagaaatgaagaaataatataaaatattattattttttatactaaatttttgcaaataattattcatttgaaaaatgtttaaaatattatataaaaatatttgtatcaaatataaaaaacatcaaaatattaatgtcatatataaaattttaataatgtaacttaatattcataatagtatttttaaaattcgaataattttatatttattttatctttatataaatatttattttactctattataacttttattatattttaataaatatgatacatttataacttttacttACTCTCTTTCTGATCAAATTCTGTTTCTATTTCTTGATCCCTATCTGACATAggtaattctataatttctacTGCTACAATGCTAGCAAGTGCTTCTTCTCTTGCCCATATTAACTTATTATGTTGGAGTAATGCAACACTGTGATCTTGGGAAGCTAATAAATGACGACAAGTTACACCTTTTGTTTGCCGTGGACAAACAGAAGCTACAATTGTTGGTGAAAGTAAAGAAGTATGTGTAACACTGATAGATAAATTTGGTATAGGTTTTGATGTTAAAAGTTCCGAAGCAACAATTTCTGTTacctaaaaatatatcaatagaaatttttatgattattcttttttttttttgaaaatcctatataatataattagaatacaaAATACTTACTCCATTTTTATAAGTTGTTTCTAAAAGtactttttcattatcaaCTGAAACTATATAAAGTACAGCATCTCCTACTATATCCTTTTGAATAGGAACAGGTACTTCTCCaacaagaaaaattcgttttctttGATTATTATCTGCAGTAATGGATACAACAGGTTCTTCACCTAGTACAGATTCTAAATGATATGGACCTTGTGCACCAGCACcaaatatagtatttattgtAACTGATTGTGGTTGAGAATTTGTATCAAATAAATGCACTAAAAACAGTATAGCAAGGGAACTATCTCCTTTTAAACAAGCTAAATAGGGGGCTGCTAAAACacatctaaaattaaaaaaatgcaaataattattaaaattttatttaaataattatattttttaaaaagataggaggaaaaattttaattattttttattgtgatataatatatttcataaagtaATTTCTTACTCTGTTTCTTGAGTTATAAATGGTGCAGAaacttttcttgtttttattttatctccaGTTTTACTATCATAAGATGTTACTTCTACACCACTATTGTAAATTGGTAAAATATGATGCAACGTTCCATCTTTTATATGCCATTTTACATCTTTAATTCTacatgagaaaaataattatattaataatattaacataaaaaacaaatataaatatttgatgtattatttttgctgaaatataacatttataaaaaaatttatcaaatattattttgtaactttatttaatttttataaacaattgataaacaattgataaatgaaatatttttgaatgtaaaacaaggtttattatatattaaataatttatattcattgtttaataaattcaccttgtttttaaataaaaaatctttcatttttttttattatatttgctttgaaattaaagaaattgttttcaGATTTCTTTACACTGGaattaattactaaatatatatataatcatataaaagtaatactaAGAcactaataataatgttattgtgaaatataatcacttagtatgataaaatatattgctgATTGtgcattaaataatgataaagaaacCTGTCAGGACTGTACAATCCCAGTGTAGAAAAGGATATAAATGGAGAGAAACGTCTGAAAaccaataatcataattacatcttattatttatattataattctttcaaaattataagttttattaataaaattaaaaatattaagatattaagatatatcatttgaaaaaaatctatttaatgttatattaaagaataaatattataaaatatgcttaaaaataaatttctttttatattcaaaatttctaaaaatatgtaatattaaatgtataattgttatatatatataaaatataattacctaTTATGATTCTGTTCAGCAATTGGCCATTCATGAAGTATATGTCCTGTGGCTAAATCCCATGCACGTACAATAGCTGGTACACCTCCACTTACAGAAACAAGATCTTCATCTGTAACTCCACCTAATGCTCGTATCTGACCTGCATATCCTTTTTCTAATACACGTCTCCATAATATTTgtcctaaataaaataaacattttatttacttttttataatttttatcttttatatttttataattatctattattaatattatatctatctattaattatctattaatattatatataattatattacatcaaataattaaatatatttgagataattaataacatatcaaaattataatattaatctttttaatatttaatttgtttatattacattagctatttttattaagttattttagataacataaataatataaaaataaataccaaaaatttaattattttgtaattatatttaaataggtATTAAacaatgcaaatttttattgataaaattaagaaattaaaaaattatacatattattaaatgttcatacaataatgtttataacCCACCTGATTTAAGGTTTAGCGCAGCAATAACATTTTCTTCAGTagcaacaataattttttttgcggCCGAGACAGTGTCAAAAttagcaaatttaattttaccaaCATAATTCTGCTTCCTATAAATATAACGACAAATCGTTAATTAACAATGATTCAACACAATTGATACACTGTCAAATCACGGTAACATGCTACTgcattatttaagaaattcattataatcaacatttatttaagaattccGAATAATTTACCaatcaaattttccaatttgatCTTCGTAAAGACAcagagataaattaaaaaatccaatCAATATGATAAGGTACTGTAATATCTggatatcaattaaaaaccgGTTAATGTTCCCTCTAAAACTCCATATAAACGGAGCCATGACGATAAGTGTGAACGTATCACCCATCCACTTACACGAATTCTTTCGTACCTGGTGTATAAccattgataatataaacgaaCGATAGTCATCTTACAACCAAATCtatgtactattttattatcttttttataaagtttataaaaattttcataaataatttctaaaaacataaaaaattatagtaaatattttaagttttttaaatgaatacataattaatagaaatttacttataaaattatataataatatttgttgaaaaatatttatttattttgtttgtcaaaattatttaaaatatttgatatcttatatattattatagaaaaaattattataaattaatattcctttAAAGATTCCTTTTGATatgtcataaattttttaattttaattgaatataatataatatgttatatattaaaataatataaataatttgtataaagatattaaaaatatacttatatactagttatatatctttttatttttatttaaatccattactaataaaaataaaatatataaatcatttttgaaaaaattcttgaaaaaaattgataagaatacattattaaatctatttattaataaattttatataaatttttattaatgaagcCAAATTTTGAGAACATTGacaatgaaaatgtaataaggtaaatataacatttcataaaataatatatctcatATTCTTAAATACCAACCTTGAAAAAAGTAGAGTTTGTTTCTTACTCTTGCTATTTGCTacgcattatattttatatatgtttctatcttttatgtatttttgtatttccaaatattgtattttctacattatattgaattttatatattatagttttatatttttaatcagaaattgatattatctattaaatacgtatatttgtagaatatgtagagtaaagataaatatagaaagtaaaataaagtaggagaaagataataagaggaagagataaaataagaattgactATTAACGTCATCTTTTGAGTATTAAGGacatcttttgaaaaataggataagtaaattataattaaattaattaaatatatttaaaacgttttcgaataatataaatatttgtgaataaaatatataaatatgaaattcgcATATAACTTATGCAATCaatgatataatagaattgATCTGACTTTTCCTCACTCGGTAACCATGTTTTGAGATAGCTATCTCTATCGaccttaaataatttcaactttaaaatgtgaaaatttttaaaaatcaatatatcataaatataatattataacatattgttattaatttttgaatgaaattattatgtttaatgtGTATatggaaaatgtaaaaatcaaatccattttttataaatcttgtaCGCATTTTGTACGATAGATGACGTTATGttacattttaaatgattacaatatttgattttatataaattttttatattttttaaattttatataaaaaaatatgaagatgtattaaaataatattaattaaaacaattttacttaattacttttgtaaattaatctgcgaataatttttaataataacaatgtaagtaataaataatttataaaataatattagaataactATAAGATACATACCAa
The DNA window shown above is from Apis cerana isolate GH-2021 linkage group LG4, AcerK_1.0, whole genome shotgun sequence and carries:
- the LOC107995674 gene encoding ER membrane protein complex subunit 1 isoform X1 encodes the protein MVIHQVRKNSCKWMGDTFTLIVMAPFIWSFRGNINRFLIDIQILQYLIILIGFFNLSLCLYEDQIGKFDWKQNYVGKIKFANFDTVSAAKKIIVATEENVIAALNLKSGQILWRRVLEKGYAGQIRALGGVTDEDLVSVSGGVPAIVRAWDLATGHILHEWPIAEQNHNRIKDVKWHIKDGTLHHILPIYNSGVEVTSYDSKTGDKIKTRKVSAPFITQETECVLAAPYLACLKGDSSLAILFLVHLFDTNSQPQSVTINTIFGAGAQGPYHLESVLGEEPVVSITADNNQRKRIFLVGEVPVPIQKDIVGDAVLYIVSVDNEKVLLETTYKNGVTEIVASELLTSKPIPNLSISVTHTSLLSPTIVASVCPRQTKGVTCRHLLASQDHSVALLQHNKLIWAREEALASIVAVEIIELPMSDRDQEIETEFDQKENIDVDSSWDVLSMMFRRISSQFKQAKTFFQSILSFTPQQSNQRTDLVRDKFGLHKMIVLVTSAGKLYGIETRKGEIIWQLRVPSIRGFSKRSDAIILYVQRGSRHFPYPPQCALLAEDKKTGEGIIYTFNPITGQPLDGLIKLGYRIKQSMLLHVTTDDFLRGILIFDMRDKAHVYPEGATAIAASLAKNTYIFTANQATGMLSGYSLSYSTAQELISHKVWELLLSPKNQRITHVVSKNPIERVHSQGRVLSDRSVLYKYINPNLVAVVTEGAGHTHKNTLNLYLLDAVSGAMIFSIMHKRVRGPVHVVHSENWIVYSYFNEKSRRTEIASLELYEGKIQSNTTVFSSLATTKLPIVERQAFIFPAAIESMRETITEKGITSKHIIVALANGGILELPWMMVDPRRPINPEIREEGVIPYMPEIPIHMDAIINYNQSVFRVSGIHTSPSGLESTCLVFVHGLDLFYTRVAPSKTFDVLKEDFDYYLIVIVLAALLISSYVTKKLASQKVQKQAWK
- the LOC107995674 gene encoding ER membrane protein complex subunit 1 isoform X2, producing the protein MVIHQVRKNSCKWMGDTFTLIVMAPFIWSFRGNINRFLIDIQILQYLIILIGFFNLSLCLYEDQIGKFDWKQNYVGKIKFANFDTVSAAKKIIVATEENVIAALNLKSGQILWRRVLEKGYAGQIRALGGVTDEDLVSVSGGVPAIVRAWDLATGHILHEWPIAEQNHNRIKDVKWHIKDGTLHHILPIYNSGVEVTSYDSKTGDKIKTRKVSAPFITQETECVLAAPYLACLKGDSSLAILFLVHLFDTNSQPQSVTINTIFGAGAQGPYHLESVLGEEPVVSITADNNQRKRIFLVGEVPVPIQKDIVGDAVLYIVSVDNEKVLLETTYKNGVTEIVASELLTSKPIPNLSISVTHTSLLSPTIVASVCPRQTKGVTCRHLLASQDHSVALLQHNKLIWAREEALASIVAVEIIELPMSDRDQEIETEFDQKERDVLSMMFRRISSQFKQAKTFFQSILSFTPQQSNQRTDLVRDKFGLHKMIVLVTSAGKLYGIETRKGEIIWQLRVPSIRGFSKRSDAIILYVQRGSRHFPYPPQCALLAEDKKTGEGIIYTFNPITGQPLDGLIKLGYRIKQSMLLHVTTDDFLRGILIFDMRDKAHVYPEGATAIAASLAKNTYIFTANQATGMLSGYSLSYSTAQELISHKVWELLLSPKNQRITHVVSKNPIERVHSQGRVLSDRSVLYKYINPNLVAVVTEGAGHTHKNTLNLYLLDAVSGAMIFSIMHKRVRGPVHVVHSENWIVYSYFNEKSRRTEIASLELYEGKIQSNTTVFSSLATTKLPIVERQAFIFPAAIESMRETITEKGITSKHIIVALANGGILELPWMMVDPRRPINPEIREEGVIPYMPEIPIHMDAIINYNQSVFRVSGIHTSPSGLESTCLVFVHGLDLFYTRVAPSKTFDVLKEDFDYYLIVIVLAALLISSYVTKKLASQKVQKQAWK